In Streptomyces violaceusniger Tu 4113, one DNA window encodes the following:
- a CDS encoding CocE/NonD family hydrolase — MRLVSNLPCATKEEEHVTIPMSDGIRLSARIWRPTSSDEEPVPAVLEYIPYRKRDLTSVRDSIHHPYIAGHGYACVRVDLRGTGESEGVLTDEYLGQEQTDAEEILAWLAEQPWCDGATGMMGISWGAFAALQVAARRPPSLRAIVIASFTDDRYADDMHYMGGALLSDNLAEAGTMFAYATCPPDPAVVGERWREMWHERLENARPWVLEWLRHQRRDDYWRHASVGEDYQAVQCPVLASSGWADGYSNAVTRLLGQLDVPRRGLIGPWSHKYPHLGEPGPAIGYLQEVVRWWDHWLKGVDNGVMDGPMLWTWMQDSVAPSTSYEERPGRWIAEPRWPSPNVEPAVHPLTGRRIGAPDDTSSGQEAQGEPLTVQSPLSVGQFAGKWASYNAPPDLPYDQREEDGGSLVFETDPLTERVEILGSPSVELDLSVNEPVAMVAARLSDVAPDGRATRVTYGLLNVAHRETIGDPEPLEPGRRYRARVRLNGVAQAFPPGHRIRLSLSTSYWPLAWPPPRPALLTVYEATSALTLPLRRASSGEDRPQRPFGEPEGTPPVATTALTPREERWDVKRDLVGYRSELEIVKDAGTQRFEDIGMDVGRRAYERYTAVADDFTSVGGESTWTMRFHRDDWDVRVVTSTVLRSSETEFFVNATLDGYEGDRRVFSRTWNETLPRDCL; from the coding sequence ATGCGCCTCGTGAGCAATCTGCCGTGCGCGACAAAGGAAGAGGAACACGTCACGATCCCCATGTCCGACGGCATTCGCCTGTCGGCGCGCATCTGGCGTCCCACGTCCTCGGACGAGGAGCCGGTGCCCGCGGTGCTGGAGTACATCCCCTACCGGAAACGGGATCTGACCTCCGTACGCGACTCCATCCACCATCCGTACATCGCCGGTCATGGCTACGCCTGCGTGCGCGTCGACCTGCGGGGCACCGGGGAGTCGGAGGGGGTGCTGACGGACGAATACCTGGGACAGGAGCAGACGGACGCCGAGGAGATCCTGGCGTGGCTCGCCGAGCAGCCCTGGTGCGATGGCGCCACCGGCATGATGGGCATCTCCTGGGGTGCCTTCGCCGCCCTGCAAGTGGCCGCCCGGCGGCCGCCGAGTCTGCGCGCCATCGTCATCGCCTCCTTCACCGACGACCGGTACGCCGATGACATGCACTACATGGGCGGTGCCCTGCTGTCCGACAACCTCGCCGAGGCGGGCACCATGTTCGCCTACGCCACATGTCCGCCGGACCCGGCGGTGGTCGGCGAGCGCTGGCGCGAGATGTGGCACGAGCGGCTGGAGAACGCCCGCCCCTGGGTGCTGGAGTGGCTGCGCCACCAGCGCCGCGACGACTACTGGCGGCATGCCTCGGTGGGCGAGGACTACCAGGCCGTGCAGTGCCCCGTGCTGGCCTCCAGCGGCTGGGCGGACGGCTACTCCAACGCCGTGACACGGCTGCTCGGCCAGCTGGACGTACCGCGCAGGGGGCTGATCGGCCCGTGGTCGCACAAGTACCCGCACCTGGGCGAGCCGGGCCCGGCCATCGGCTACCTCCAGGAAGTGGTGCGGTGGTGGGACCACTGGCTGAAGGGCGTGGACAACGGCGTCATGGACGGGCCCATGCTGTGGACGTGGATGCAGGACAGCGTGGCGCCGTCCACCTCCTACGAGGAGCGGCCCGGCCGCTGGATCGCCGAGCCCCGGTGGCCCTCCCCCAACGTCGAGCCCGCCGTGCACCCGCTGACCGGCAGGCGCATCGGCGCCCCCGATGACACATCGTCCGGGCAGGAGGCGCAGGGCGAGCCGCTGACCGTGCAATCGCCGCTGTCTGTCGGCCAGTTCGCCGGCAAGTGGGCCTCCTACAACGCGCCTCCGGACCTGCCGTACGACCAGCGGGAGGAGGACGGCGGTTCGCTGGTGTTCGAGACCGATCCACTCACCGAGCGGGTGGAGATCCTCGGCTCGCCCTCCGTCGAACTGGACCTGTCGGTCAATGAACCGGTGGCCATGGTGGCCGCCCGGCTCTCCGATGTGGCTCCGGACGGCCGCGCCACCCGTGTCACCTACGGTCTGCTCAATGTCGCCCACCGCGAGACCATCGGTGACCCCGAGCCGCTGGAGCCCGGCCGGCGCTACCGCGCCCGTGTCCGGCTCAACGGCGTGGCCCAGGCGTTTCCGCCCGGTCACCGCATCCGGTTGTCGCTGTCCACGTCGTACTGGCCGCTCGCCTGGCCCCCGCCGAGGCCCGCGCTGCTGACCGTCTACGAGGCCACCAGCGCCCTCACGCTGCCGCTGCGCCGGGCCTCGTCGGGCGAGGATCGGCCCCAGCGCCCGTTCGGGGAGCCCGAGGGCACGCCCCCCGTCGCCACCACCGCGCTCACCCCCCGCGAGGAGCGTTGGGACGTCAAGCGCGACCTGGTCGGCTACCGGTCCGAGCTGGAGATCGTCAAGGACGCGGGCACCCAGCGCTTCGAGGACATCGGGATGGATGTCGGCCGCCGGGCGTACGAGCGCTACACCGCGGTCGCGGACGACTTCACCTCGGTCGGCGGCGAGTCGACCTGGACCATGCGCTTCCACCGCGACGACTGGGACGTACGCGTGGTGACGAGCACGGTGCTGCGCTCCAGCGAGACCGAGTTCTTCGTGAACGCCACACTGGACGGCTACGAGGGCGACCGGCGGGTGTTCTCGCGCACCTGGAACGAGACGCTGCCCCGGGACTGTCTGTGA
- a CDS encoding ATP-grasp domain-containing protein: MDENNTAEKNTAEKNIFVIGLDEANEPILESGPGADRYRFHRLLTIEDLQSGEVSVADLIAKAEGVLDAFEGSIDAIVGYWDFPVSTLIPILGERYGTRSTSLESVVKCEHKYWSRLEQQKVIDECPRFGRVDLQARDPQPPEGVRFPMWLKPALAYSSELAFSVKDEEQFRTAVGEIRAGIGRVGKPFEAVLERLDLPPEMEGVGGQVCLAEEALSGVQVAVEGYVHDGEVTVYGVLDSIDYPDSPSFLRHQYPSALPEPVIQRLHDVSRRVMRQIGMDGATFSIEYFYDAGTDEINLLEINPRHSQSHAELFAYVDGVSNHHCMVSLALGEDPALPYRAGPYRMAAKWYYRWFADGVVHDTPVDEEIERIEREIPGVRIDVVPEEGQRLSQMDQQDSYSFELAHIFTGGDSEEDLREKYDRCVAALNRLFDATAPGGLQDEKRKNEQDRERG, translated from the coding sequence GTGGACGAGAACAACACGGCCGAAAAGAACACGGCCGAGAAGAACATCTTTGTGATCGGCCTCGACGAGGCCAATGAGCCCATTCTGGAAAGTGGCCCCGGTGCCGACCGGTACCGGTTCCACCGCCTGCTCACCATCGAGGATCTGCAGAGCGGCGAGGTGTCCGTGGCGGATCTCATCGCCAAGGCGGAGGGTGTGCTGGATGCCTTCGAGGGCAGCATCGACGCGATCGTCGGCTACTGGGACTTCCCGGTGAGCACACTCATACCGATTCTCGGCGAGCGCTACGGCACGCGCAGCACGAGTCTGGAGTCGGTCGTCAAGTGCGAGCACAAGTACTGGAGTCGGCTGGAGCAGCAGAAGGTGATCGATGAGTGCCCACGGTTCGGCCGGGTGGATCTGCAGGCGCGGGACCCACAGCCACCGGAGGGTGTCCGCTTCCCGATGTGGCTCAAGCCGGCCCTCGCGTACTCCTCGGAGCTGGCCTTCTCCGTCAAGGACGAGGAGCAGTTCCGTACGGCGGTCGGCGAGATCCGTGCGGGCATCGGCCGCGTCGGCAAGCCCTTCGAGGCCGTCCTCGAACGGCTGGACCTCCCCCCGGAGATGGAGGGTGTGGGCGGCCAGGTGTGCCTCGCGGAGGAAGCGCTGAGCGGAGTCCAGGTCGCCGTGGAGGGATACGTCCACGACGGCGAGGTCACCGTCTACGGCGTGCTGGACTCCATCGACTACCCCGACAGCCCCTCTTTCCTGCGCCACCAGTACCCCTCGGCCCTGCCGGAGCCCGTGATCCAGCGGCTGCATGACGTCTCCCGGCGGGTCATGCGGCAGATCGGCATGGACGGGGCGACGTTCAGCATCGAGTACTTCTACGACGCCGGGACGGACGAGATCAATCTCCTGGAGATCAACCCCCGGCACTCCCAGTCGCACGCCGAACTCTTCGCCTACGTCGACGGGGTGTCCAATCACCACTGCATGGTCAGCCTCGCCCTCGGCGAGGACCCCGCCCTGCCGTACCGCGCCGGCCCCTACCGGATGGCCGCCAAGTGGTACTACCGGTGGTTCGCCGACGGCGTGGTCCATGACACCCCCGTGGACGAGGAGATCGAGCGGATCGAGCGCGAGATCCCGGGCGTACGGATCGATGTGGTCCCCGAGGAGGGGCAGCGGCTGTCGCAGATGGACCAGCAGGACAGCTACAGCTTCGAACTCGCCCACATCTTCACCGGCGGGGACAGCGAGGAGGACCTGCGCGAGAAGTACGACCGCTGTGTCGCCGCCCTGAACCGCCTCTTCGACGCCACCGCCCCGGGCGGTCTGCAGGACGAGAAGCGGAAGAACGAACAGGACAGGGAGCGGGGCTGA
- a CDS encoding serine/threonine-protein kinase, which produces MSRSDHGRPAMPPVDAGGQPGWPISPPPHSPLGHADPPQAGPYRLEAILGAGGMGRVYLGRTPAGSAVAVKVVHREYAGDATFRKRFEQEVAAARRVQGLYTVPVVDADLRADEPWLATAYVPGPSLQHAVADSGPLAADAALGLIARVAEALQSIHAADVIHRDLKPSNIILTAEGPKVIDFGIARAADVTTVTATGMRTGTPAYMAPEYIRGQNVTEAGDVFALGVVAHFAATGRLAFGGGTDHGVVHRILEQAPDLDGCPEPLRTIAARCLEKDPERRPTPAEVIEQCRQVSTAGIADAHPRTVVSPSGPERGTPGPLDAPGAPGAPGLPDAETRTSLSPRGSGPAAPVPPPSAPAAHDPARGAALGGPATPPSADTSPNPPVPDPLTTPAPGLPVLLSGVGILVLAVVLIAVYLPGSSPDRGPGYPYRSFEPTAAIGPTGQSRDTEGMAFSPDGKTLATNSDDGKVRLWNVADRKPRATFIQRDSVGNDGFGGRGVAFSPDGKLLAATNMTGWLTMWDVAEHRQVRFLGTTVDGGERVAFSPDGKLFATGSQTGSVFLFDTNNHKDDILAYYDQEANVTGVAFSPDGRTLASASDDSDSNLTPKHSVRLWDVAHRDPEPYGQDDPRLTISPAQGVLSLAFSPDGRTIATGSYDDTVRLWDAKTGRQRATLGDSYQARVDHLAFSPDGKTLAAPAGRGLLLWNVATRKPRAILVTGAQGPESTVRDVAFSRDGRLIAGNDTKHHKVYLWKNPEQSAR; this is translated from the coding sequence ATGTCCCGATCGGACCATGGTCGACCGGCGATGCCGCCTGTTGATGCGGGGGGACAACCGGGGTGGCCGATATCTCCGCCACCCCACAGCCCACTGGGGCATGCGGATCCTCCCCAAGCCGGCCCGTACCGGCTGGAGGCGATTCTGGGCGCGGGCGGGATGGGCCGCGTCTACCTGGGGCGGACACCGGCCGGCAGCGCGGTGGCGGTCAAGGTCGTACATCGCGAATACGCGGGCGACGCGACGTTCCGCAAGCGCTTCGAGCAGGAGGTGGCGGCGGCCCGGCGGGTGCAGGGGCTGTACACCGTGCCGGTCGTGGACGCGGATCTGCGGGCCGATGAGCCCTGGCTGGCCACGGCCTACGTGCCCGGGCCGTCCCTGCAGCACGCGGTCGCCGACAGCGGGCCGTTGGCGGCCGACGCGGCGCTGGGGCTGATCGCCAGGGTGGCGGAAGCCCTGCAGTCCATCCACGCGGCCGATGTGATCCACCGTGACCTGAAACCCTCCAACATCATCCTCACCGCCGAGGGCCCCAAGGTCATCGACTTCGGTATCGCCCGGGCCGCGGATGTCACCACGGTGACCGCTACCGGGATGCGCACCGGAACGCCCGCCTACATGGCGCCCGAATACATCAGGGGGCAGAACGTCACCGAGGCCGGTGATGTGTTCGCCCTCGGAGTCGTCGCCCACTTCGCCGCCACCGGCCGGCTCGCCTTCGGCGGCGGCACCGACCACGGCGTGGTCCACCGCATCCTGGAACAGGCCCCCGACCTCGACGGCTGCCCCGAGCCCCTTCGAACCATCGCCGCGCGATGCCTGGAGAAGGACCCGGAGCGGCGGCCGACCCCCGCCGAGGTCATCGAGCAGTGCCGCCAGGTCTCCACGGCGGGGATCGCCGACGCCCACCCACGCACCGTGGTGTCCCCGTCAGGGCCCGAGCGCGGGACACCCGGCCCGCTCGACGCCCCTGGTGCGCCGGGCGCCCCCGGCTTGCCCGACGCCGAGACACGCACATCACTGTCGCCGCGCGGGTCCGGGCCCGCCGCCCCCGTACCGCCGCCGTCCGCTCCGGCCGCGCACGACCCGGCACGGGGCGCCGCCCTCGGCGGTCCCGCGACCCCACCGAGTGCGGACACCTCGCCGAACCCGCCGGTGCCGGACCCGCTCACCACGCCCGCGCCGGGGCTGCCCGTACTGCTCAGCGGAGTCGGGATCCTCGTCCTCGCCGTCGTCCTGATCGCCGTCTACCTCCCCGGCTCTTCCCCCGACCGCGGCCCCGGCTACCCCTATCGCTCGTTCGAGCCGACGGCCGCTATCGGCCCCACCGGGCAGTCCAGGGACACCGAAGGCATGGCGTTCAGCCCGGACGGCAAGACGCTCGCCACGAACAGCGACGATGGCAAGGTGCGACTGTGGAATGTCGCCGACCGCAAGCCACGCGCCACCTTCATCCAACGCGACAGCGTCGGGAATGACGGGTTCGGGGGCCGCGGTGTGGCGTTCAGCCCCGACGGCAAGCTCCTCGCGGCCACCAATATGACCGGCTGGCTGACCATGTGGGACGTGGCCGAGCACCGGCAGGTTCGCTTTCTCGGTACCACAGTCGATGGCGGCGAAAGGGTGGCCTTCAGCCCGGACGGCAAGCTGTTCGCCACCGGCAGTCAGACCGGTTCGGTGTTCCTGTTCGACACCAACAACCACAAGGACGACATACTCGCCTACTACGACCAGGAGGCCAACGTCACGGGAGTGGCCTTCAGCCCGGACGGCCGGACGCTGGCCTCCGCGAGCGACGACTCCGACAGCAACCTCACCCCGAAACACTCGGTGCGGCTGTGGGACGTGGCACACCGCGATCCGGAACCCTACGGCCAGGACGATCCACGGCTCACCATCTCCCCCGCGCAAGGAGTCCTGAGCCTGGCGTTCAGTCCGGACGGCAGGACCATCGCCACCGGCAGCTACGACGACACGGTGCGGCTGTGGGATGCGAAGACCGGCCGTCAGCGAGCCACCCTCGGCGACTCCTACCAGGCGAGGGTCGACCACCTGGCGTTCAGTCCGGATGGCAAGACGCTCGCCGCCCCCGCCGGACGAGGACTGTTGCTGTGGAACGTGGCCACCCGCAAACCACGCGCCATCCTGGTGACCGGCGCGCAGGGGCCGGAGAGCACGGTCCGGGACGTGGCCTTCAGCCGGGACGGCCGCCTCATCGCGGGCAACGACACCAAGCACCACAAGGTGTACCTGTGGAAGAACCCCGAACAGAGCGCGCGGTGA
- a CDS encoding alpha/beta fold hydrolase, producing MTRIQHFTVHHDGVTIPVSRGGRGRPLVLCPGLNSTQADLHELTGHLRRDHDVVTFDLRGHGLASAADRYSFDAFLSDLFAVLADLERLDLPSPPVLVGYSLGADLAVHYAAERPDGAAGLVLIDGANPLPEPFITDADLPEFRAMAEDPATRREIERAKGTARQVLLTARHVLDLQLEMDVVRSAILDRYRKIDCPINMIMSTSIAGDSTEGRAPRHNRLWRAGIDRLVRERPHISTSWLDADHRLAFTHAPEIAEIIRSAHPRPMG from the coding sequence ATGACGAGGATTCAGCACTTCACGGTCCACCACGACGGCGTCACCATCCCGGTGTCCCGCGGCGGTCGGGGACGGCCACTTGTCCTGTGCCCCGGCCTCAACTCCACCCAGGCCGATCTGCATGAGCTGACCGGGCACCTTCGACGCGACCACGACGTGGTGACCTTCGACCTCAGGGGCCATGGCCTCGCCTCGGCCGCCGACCGGTATTCCTTCGACGCGTTCCTGAGTGATCTCTTCGCCGTGCTGGCGGACCTGGAACGCCTCGACCTGCCCTCGCCGCCCGTGCTCGTGGGCTACTCGCTGGGCGCGGACCTGGCCGTGCACTATGCCGCCGAGCGTCCTGACGGCGCGGCCGGGCTCGTCCTCATCGACGGGGCGAACCCGCTGCCCGAACCGTTCATCACCGACGCCGACCTGCCGGAATTCCGCGCCATGGCGGAGGATCCGGCGACGCGGCGGGAGATCGAGCGGGCCAAGGGCACCGCCCGGCAGGTGCTGCTCACCGCCCGGCACGTCCTCGACCTGCAGCTCGAGATGGATGTGGTGCGGTCCGCAATCCTCGACCGGTACCGGAAGATCGACTGCCCCATCAACATGATCATGTCGACGTCGATCGCCGGCGACAGCACCGAGGGGCGTGCGCCGCGGCACAACCGGCTCTGGCGTGCCGGTATCGACCGCCTCGTCCGCGAGCGCCCGCACATCTCCACGTCCTGGCTCGACGCCGACCACCGCCTGGCCTTCACCCACGCCCCGGAGATCGCGGAGATCATCCGAAGCGCACACCCTCGGCCCATGGGCTGA
- a CDS encoding MerR family transcriptional regulator, translated as MLTIGELASYAGVTVRAVRHYHAKGLLPEPERDHSGYRRYGADAVVELIRIRTLAEAGVPLARVRDLLRADEEGFATAVTDIDKRLRAEIRERQRHRERIARLAAGDSLALPPEVVEFLDRLRALGVDERIVQVERDGWIPLAAHAPERVPEWMARKREQIADPRFIAFYRTLGQALDRTDDDPRLVELADQLAAYLTQMAEERGADYIDDADIAPPLAKVMDTLAFDTMPSARRLIELLKQRGWTGWTKLERVAAPPDRGQAAGSPPRVSGGGPGRR; from the coding sequence ATGCTGACCATCGGCGAGCTGGCGTCGTACGCCGGAGTGACGGTGCGCGCGGTGCGGCACTACCACGCCAAGGGGCTGCTGCCGGAGCCGGAGCGGGACCACTCCGGCTATCGGAGGTACGGCGCCGACGCCGTCGTCGAGCTGATCAGAATCCGGACCCTCGCCGAGGCCGGGGTACCGCTGGCGCGCGTACGGGACTTGCTCCGGGCCGACGAGGAGGGGTTCGCCACGGCGGTCACGGACATCGACAAGCGGCTGCGGGCGGAGATCCGGGAGCGGCAGCGGCACCGCGAGCGCATCGCCCGCCTCGCCGCCGGGGACAGCCTGGCCCTGCCCCCGGAGGTGGTCGAGTTCCTCGACCGACTGCGGGCGCTCGGGGTCGACGAGCGGATCGTCCAGGTCGAACGCGACGGCTGGATCCCACTGGCCGCGCACGCACCCGAGCGGGTCCCGGAGTGGATGGCACGCAAACGGGAGCAGATCGCCGACCCCCGTTTCATCGCCTTCTACCGCACCCTGGGCCAGGCACTCGACCGCACCGACGACGACCCACGGCTGGTCGAACTGGCCGACCAACTGGCCGCCTACCTCACGCAGATGGCCGAGGAGCGGGGCGCGGACTACATCGACGATGCCGACATCGCGCCACCGCTCGCCAAGGTGATGGACACCCTCGCCTTCGACACCATGCCATCGGCCCGCCGGCTGATCGAGCTGCTGAAGCAGCGGGGCTGGACCGGCTGGACCAAGCTCGAGCGCGTGGCCGCGCCACCCGACCGCGGTCAGGCGGCAGGCAGCCCGCCACGAGTATCCGGTGGCGGGCCCGGCCGCCGGTGA
- a CDS encoding GNAT family N-acetyltransferase has product MHVFLETERLVLRPLTEADADHLFALDNDPDVMRFLNGGKPTSRETLHAQILPRLLHDHPCFGTRGYWAAEEKVTGTFLGWFEFRPLDDHSPAVVELGYRLNKAAWGKGYAEEGARALIHKGFTDLGVERVTADIMAVNTRSRRVMEKAGLSFLRNFTGDWPEAIEGSEHGEVEYELTRAAWEQRR; this is encoded by the coding sequence ATGCATGTCTTCCTGGAGACCGAACGGCTCGTGCTGCGCCCGCTCACCGAGGCCGACGCCGACCACCTCTTCGCGCTGGACAACGACCCCGACGTCATGCGCTTCCTCAACGGCGGCAAGCCGACGAGCCGCGAGACGCTCCACGCCCAGATCCTGCCCCGCCTTCTCCACGACCACCCGTGCTTCGGCACCCGCGGCTACTGGGCCGCCGAGGAGAAGGTCACCGGAACCTTCCTGGGCTGGTTCGAGTTCCGCCCCCTGGACGACCACAGCCCCGCCGTGGTGGAACTCGGCTACCGGCTGAACAAGGCCGCCTGGGGCAAGGGTTACGCCGAGGAGGGTGCGCGGGCCCTGATCCACAAGGGCTTCACGGACCTCGGGGTGGAGCGGGTCACCGCGGACATCATGGCGGTGAACACCCGCTCGCGGCGGGTGATGGAGAAGGCGGGTCTGTCGTTCCTCCGGAACTTCACCGGGGACTGGCCGGAGGCGATCGAAGGATCCGAGCACGGCGAAGTCGAGTACGAGCTCACGCGGGCCGCCTGGGAGCAACGCCGATAG
- a CDS encoding helix-turn-helix transcriptional regulator, producing MPTTPGTGLGAMIRTWRDRLPPSAAGLPVARGRRTAGLRREELAELAGVSVDYVVRLEQGRATTPSVSVVASLARALQLSTAERDHLYRLAQLVPPVDGAISDHLPPGVQRVLARLGDVAVAVFAADWQLVWWNRGWTALLGDPSASPPRLRNFARDRFPVDAAPAHLARWPVTETDRAATDAAVVSDLRRATGRFPQDGRLGALIRELNAGNRRFAELWATGEVAAHREDHKTIDHPLVGPVTVDCDTLTDGDSELKIVIMTAAPGSEDETKLRLTTVAGPPATTHS from the coding sequence ATGCCGACGACCCCCGGAACCGGACTGGGCGCGATGATCCGCACCTGGCGGGACCGGCTGCCTCCGTCGGCCGCCGGGCTGCCGGTGGCCCGCGGGCGCCGGACGGCCGGACTGCGGCGCGAGGAACTGGCCGAGCTGGCCGGAGTGTCGGTCGATTACGTTGTGCGCCTGGAGCAGGGGCGGGCCACAACACCCTCCGTGTCGGTGGTGGCGTCCTTGGCGCGCGCCCTGCAGTTGTCCACCGCCGAGCGGGATCACCTGTACCGGCTGGCTCAGCTCGTCCCGCCGGTGGACGGTGCGATCTCCGACCATCTTCCGCCCGGCGTGCAGCGGGTACTCGCCCGGCTCGGGGACGTGGCGGTTGCCGTGTTCGCGGCGGACTGGCAACTGGTGTGGTGGAACCGTGGGTGGACCGCCCTTCTGGGCGATCCCTCCGCCTCGCCGCCGCGGCTGCGCAACTTCGCTCGCGACCGGTTCCCGGTGGACGCCGCTCCCGCCCACCTCGCGCGGTGGCCGGTGACCGAGACGGACCGCGCCGCCACCGACGCCGCCGTCGTCTCCGATCTGCGCCGCGCCACCGGCCGCTTCCCCCAGGACGGCCGCTTGGGCGCGCTGATCCGCGAGCTGAACGCGGGCAACCGGAGGTTCGCCGAGCTATGGGCGACCGGAGAGGTGGCCGCGCACCGCGAGGACCACAAGACGATCGACCACCCGTTGGTGGGCCCGGTCACGGTGGACTGCGACACCCTGACCGACGGCGACTCCGAACTCAAGATCGTCATCATGACCGCCGCCCCCGGCAGCGAGGACGAGACCAAGCTCCGGCTCACCACCGTGGCCGGTCCACCGGCCACCACGCACAGCTGA
- a CDS encoding SDR family NAD(P)-dependent oxidoreductase: MTITFITGANKGLGRETARRLIECGHTVLVGARNREQGEEAAAALGARYVPIDVTDDASVAAAAANVAAHEGRIDVLINNAGVHGPVGDPGDLTAADAHAVLDVNVIGVIRTTTAFLPLLRRSDDPVIVNVSSGMGSLALTHDPARAESRVVVPLYTASKAALTMLTTQYAKGLEGIRVNAADPGYTATDLNGHSGPQTVTEGTDAIVALATEGPGAGTGRFVSRDGEIAWS; the protein is encoded by the coding sequence ATGACGATCACCTTCATCACCGGAGCCAACAAGGGTCTCGGCCGTGAGACCGCCCGCCGCCTGATCGAGTGTGGCCACACCGTGCTCGTCGGTGCCCGTAACCGCGAGCAGGGCGAGGAGGCCGCCGCCGCGCTCGGCGCACGCTACGTCCCCATCGATGTGACCGACGACGCGTCCGTGGCCGCCGCGGCCGCGAACGTCGCCGCACACGAGGGAAGGATCGACGTCCTGATCAACAACGCCGGTGTCCACGGCCCCGTCGGCGACCCCGGCGACCTCACCGCCGCCGACGCCCACGCCGTCCTCGACGTCAACGTCATCGGCGTCATCCGCACCACCACCGCGTTCCTGCCGCTGCTGCGCCGCTCGGACGATCCTGTGATCGTCAACGTCAGCAGCGGGATGGGCTCCCTCGCCCTCACCCACGACCCCGCCCGGGCCGAGTCGCGCGTCGTCGTGCCGCTGTACACCGCCTCCAAGGCGGCGCTGACGATGTTGACCACGCAGTACGCCAAGGGGCTCGAGGGCATCCGGGTCAACGCTGCCGACCCCGGATACACCGCGACCGACCTCAACGGGCACAGCGGCCCCCAAACCGTCACCGAGGGCACGGACGCGATCGTCGCCCTCGCCACCGAGGGGCCCGGCGCCGGCACCGGCCGCTTCGTCTCCCGTGATGGCGAGATCGCCTGGTCCTGA